A DNA window from Cinclus cinclus unplaced genomic scaffold, bCinCin1.1 SCAFFOLD_83, whole genome shotgun sequence contains the following coding sequences:
- the LOC134057557 gene encoding vacuolar protein sorting-associated protein 11 homolog isoform X3, with the protein MAAYLQWRRFVFFDRETVREPAGPDGAGAKPFALPPGITVCDSGRGSLVFGDMEGQIWFLPRSLQLSSFQAYKLRVTHLYQLKQHSILVSIGEDEEGINPLVKVWNLEKRDGGNPLCTRIFPAIPGNKPTVVSCLTVHENLNFMAIGFADGSIVLTKGDITRDRHSKTQVLHEGSYPVTGLAFRQSGKTTHLFVVTTENIQSYMLSVKDYPHLELDTHGCGLRCSSLSDPSQDLQFIVAGNECVYLYQPDERGPCFAFEGQKLIVHWYRGYLIIVSKDRKTSPKSEFAGNEAQNSEKQVLNIYDLCNKFIAYSSIFDDIVDVLAEWGSLYVLTRDGKIHVLQEKDTQTKLENLFEMAINLAKSHHLDSDGLSEIFRQYGDHLYNKGNHDGAIQQYIRTIGKLEPSYVIRKFLDAQRIHNLTAYLQMLHLQSLANADHTTLLLNCYTKLKDSSKLEEFIKTSESEVHFDVETAIKVLRQAGYYSHAVYLAEKHEHHEWYLKIQLEDIKNYQEALHYIGKLPFEQAESNMKRYGKILMHHVPNETTELLKILCTDYRPSGGNEGPGMLEGKKANSEEFIPVFANNSRELKAFLEHMTEVQADSPQGVYDTLLELRLQNWAHEQDEQIKEKLHNEALILLKSGRFKTVFDKALVLCQMHNFKDGVLYLYEQGKLFQQIMHYHMQNEQYKKVIEVCELYGDQEACLWEQALGYFARKEENCKEYIAAVLKHIENKNLMPPLLVVQTLAHNSTATLSVIKDYLVNKLQKQSRQIEQDEQRIQKYREETTRIRLEIEELKASPKIFQKTKCSICTSALELPSVHFLCGHSFHQHCFESYSESDSECPTCMPENRKVMDMIRAQEQKRDLHDQFQHQLKCSNDGFSVVADYFGRGVFNKLTLITDLPSGKTAATIEAGLQRELLIHTKRST; encoded by the exons ATGGCCGCCTACCTGCAGTGGCGCCGCTTCGTCTTCTTCGACAGAGAGACCGTCAGGGAGCCGGCGGGGCCGGATGGGGCCGGCGCGAAGCCCTTCGCGCTGCCCCCGGGCATCACAGTGTGCGACTCGGGCCGGGGGAGCCTCGTATTCGGAG ATATGGAAGGTCAGATTTGGTTTTTGCCTCGCTCTCTACAACTCAGCAGCTTCCAAGCTTACAAGCTAAGGGTAACGCATCTGTACCAGCTGAAGCAGCACAGTATCCTGGTTTCTATTGGTGAGGATGAAGAGGGTATTAATCCTTTG GTGAAAGTCTGGAACCTGGAGAAACGAGATGGTGGTAATCCTCTCTGCACACGAATTTTTCCAGCAATACCAGGTAACAAGCCCACGGTTGTATCCTGCCTAACTGTCCACGAGAATCTTAATTTCATGGCTATCG GTTTTGCAGATGGGAGCATTGTGCTTACTAAAGGAGACATCACTCGAGACCGGCACAGTAAGACCCAGGTCCTACACGAAGGCAGTTACCCAGTTACTGGCCTTGCTTTTCGACAGTCTGGCAAAACAACGCATCTGTTTGTGGTGACCACAGAGAACATCCAG TCTTATATGCTTTCAGTGAAAGACTATCCTCACCTGGAGCTGGACACTCACGGTTGTGGATTGCGCTGTTCATCTCTCAGTGACCCCTCCCAGGATCTCCAGTTCATCGTGGCTGGAAATGAATGTGTGTACCTTTACCAACCAGACGAACGTGGCCCCTGCTTTGCCTTCGAGGGACAAAAGCTGATCGTTCACTGGTATCGGGGGTACCTCATCATTGTCTCCAAGGACCGAAAGACTTCCCCAAA GTCAGAATTTGCTGGGAACGAGGCACAGAAttcagaaaaacaagtcctGAATATCTACGACTTGTGCAACAAATTCATTGCATACAGCTCAATCTTTGATGATATAGTGGATGTCTTGGCAGAGTGGGGTTCTCTCTATGTATTGACCAGAGATGGGAAGATCCATGTACTGCAGGAGAAGGATACACAAACCAAACTTGAG AACTTATTTGAAATGGCCATTAACCTGGCCAAGAGCCACCACCTGGACAGCGATGGGTTGTCGGAGATTTTCCGGCAGTATGGTGATCACCTCTATAACAAGGGAAACCATGACGGAGCCATCCAGCAGTATATCCG AACTATAGGAAAGCTAGAACCATCTTATGTTATTCGGAAATTCCTGGATGCTCAGCGTATCCACAATCTCACTGCTTATCTACAGATGCTCCATCTACAGTCCCTGGCCAATGCAGACCACACTACACTTCTGCTGAATTGCTATACCAAACTCAAAGACAGCTCCAAACTGGAAGAGTTCATTAAG ACAAGTGAGAGTGAGGTCCACTTTGATGTGGAAACGGCTATCAAGGTGCTTCGCCAGGCTGGTTACTACTCCCACGCCGTGTACCTGGCAGAGAAACATGAGCATCATGAATGGTACCTCAAAATACAGTTAGAGGACATCAAG AACTACCAAGAGGCTTTGCACTACATTGGAAAACTGCCCTTTGAACAGGCAGAGAGTAACATGAAGCGTTATGGTAAAATCCTGATGCACCATGTCCCTAATGAGACCACTGAATTGCTGAAGATCCTTTGCACTGATTACCGTCCCTCGGGAGGAAATGAAGGCCCTGGgatgctggaaggaaaaaag GCTAATTCAGAGGAGTTCATCCCAGTCTTTGCAAACAACTCCCGAGAACTGAAAGCTTTTCTGGAGCACATGACTGAGGTGCAGGCTGACTCTCCACAGGGTGTCTATGACACTTTACTGGAACTTCGATTGCAGAACTGGGCACATGAACAAGATGAGCAG ATCAAGGAGAAGTTGCACAATGAAGCCCTCATCCTCCTGAAGAGTGGAAGGTTCAAAACAGTCTTTGATAAGGCCTTGGTCTTATGTCAGATGCACAATTTCAAGGATGGTGTTCTCTACCTCTACGAGCAGGGCAAACT TTTCCAACAGATCATGCATTACCACATGCAGAATGAGCAGTACAAGAAGGTGATTGAGGTGTGCGAGTTATATGGCGACCAGGAGGCTTGTCTCTGGGAACAGGCTCTTGGCTACTTTGCACGGAAGGAGGAGAACTGCAAAGAGTATattgctgcagtgctgaaacACATCGAGAACAAGAATCTTATGCCTCCGCTGCTTG TTGTGCAGACGCTGGCTCATAACTCCACAGCCACCCTGTCTGTGATCAAGGATTATCTTGTCAACAAGCTGCAGAAGCAAAGCCGCCAGATagagcaggatgagcagagaaTTCAGAAATACCGAGAAGAAACTACAAGGATCCGCCTGGAAATTGAAGAGCTAAAAGCAAG TCCCAAGATTTTTCAGAAGACCAAGTGTAGCATTTGCACCAGTGCCTTGGAGCTCCCTTCAGTCCACTTCCTGTGCGGTCACTCCTTTCACCAGCACTGCTTTGAAAGCTACTCTGAGAGTGATTCAGAATGTCCTACTTGCATGCCAGAAAATCGCAAAGTGATGGATATGATCCGAGCCCAGGAGCAGAAGAGAGATCTGCATGACCAGTTTCAGCATCAG CTTAAGTGTTCAAACGATGGCTTCTCAGTCGTTGCTGACTACTTTGGTCGCGGCGTGTTCAACAAGCTCACCCTGATCACGGACTTGCCCTCGGGAAAGACGGCTGCTACGATCGAGGCTGGCCTGCAGCGGGAGCTGCTCATCCACACCAAGCGCAGTACCTGA
- the LOC134057557 gene encoding vacuolar protein sorting-associated protein 11 homolog isoform X1: MAAYLQWRRFVFFDRETVREPAGPDGAGAKPFALPPGITVCDSGRGSLVFGDMEGQIWFLPRSLQLSSFQAYKLRVTHLYQLKQHSILVSIGEDEEGINPLVKVWNLEKRDGGNPLCTRIFPAIPGNKPTVVSCLTVHENLNFMAIGFADGSIVLTKGDITRDRHSKTQVLHEGSYPVTGLAFRQSGKTTHLFVVTTENIQSYMLSVKDYPHLELDTHGCGLRCSSLSDPSQDLQFIVAGNECVYLYQPDERGPCFAFEGQKLIVHWYRGYLIIVSKDRKTSPKSEFAGNEAQNSEKQVLNIYDLCNKFIAYSSIFDDIVDVLAEWGSLYVLTRDGKIHVLQEKDTQTKLEMLFRKNLFEMAINLAKSHHLDSDGLSEIFRQYGDHLYNKGNHDGAIQQYIRTIGKLEPSYVIRKFLDAQRIHNLTAYLQMLHLQSLANADHTTLLLNCYTKLKDSSKLEEFIKTSESEVHFDVETAIKVLRQAGYYSHAVYLAEKHEHHEWYLKIQLEDIKNYQEALHYIGKLPFEQAESNMKRYGKILMHHVPNETTELLKILCTDYRPSGGNEGPGMLEGKKANSEEFIPVFANNSRELKAFLEHMTEVQADSPQGVYDTLLELRLQNWAHEQDEQIKEKLHNEALILLKSGRFKTVFDKALVLCQMHNFKDGVLYLYEQGKLFQQIMHYHMQNEQYKKVIEVCELYGDQEACLWEQALGYFARKEENCKEYIAAVLKHIENKNLMPPLLVVQTLAHNSTATLSVIKDYLVNKLQKQSRQIEQDEQRIQKYREETTRIRLEIEELKASPKIFQKTKCSICTSALELPSVHFLCGHSFHQHCFESYSESDSECPTCMPENRKVMDMIRAQEQKRDLHDQFQHQLKCSNDGFSVVADYFGRGVFNKLTLITDLPSGKTAATIEAGLQRELLIHTKRST, from the exons ATGGCCGCCTACCTGCAGTGGCGCCGCTTCGTCTTCTTCGACAGAGAGACCGTCAGGGAGCCGGCGGGGCCGGATGGGGCCGGCGCGAAGCCCTTCGCGCTGCCCCCGGGCATCACAGTGTGCGACTCGGGCCGGGGGAGCCTCGTATTCGGAG ATATGGAAGGTCAGATTTGGTTTTTGCCTCGCTCTCTACAACTCAGCAGCTTCCAAGCTTACAAGCTAAGGGTAACGCATCTGTACCAGCTGAAGCAGCACAGTATCCTGGTTTCTATTGGTGAGGATGAAGAGGGTATTAATCCTTTG GTGAAAGTCTGGAACCTGGAGAAACGAGATGGTGGTAATCCTCTCTGCACACGAATTTTTCCAGCAATACCAGGTAACAAGCCCACGGTTGTATCCTGCCTAACTGTCCACGAGAATCTTAATTTCATGGCTATCG GTTTTGCAGATGGGAGCATTGTGCTTACTAAAGGAGACATCACTCGAGACCGGCACAGTAAGACCCAGGTCCTACACGAAGGCAGTTACCCAGTTACTGGCCTTGCTTTTCGACAGTCTGGCAAAACAACGCATCTGTTTGTGGTGACCACAGAGAACATCCAG TCTTATATGCTTTCAGTGAAAGACTATCCTCACCTGGAGCTGGACACTCACGGTTGTGGATTGCGCTGTTCATCTCTCAGTGACCCCTCCCAGGATCTCCAGTTCATCGTGGCTGGAAATGAATGTGTGTACCTTTACCAACCAGACGAACGTGGCCCCTGCTTTGCCTTCGAGGGACAAAAGCTGATCGTTCACTGGTATCGGGGGTACCTCATCATTGTCTCCAAGGACCGAAAGACTTCCCCAAA GTCAGAATTTGCTGGGAACGAGGCACAGAAttcagaaaaacaagtcctGAATATCTACGACTTGTGCAACAAATTCATTGCATACAGCTCAATCTTTGATGATATAGTGGATGTCTTGGCAGAGTGGGGTTCTCTCTATGTATTGACCAGAGATGGGAAGATCCATGTACTGCAGGAGAAGGATACACAAACCAAACTTGAG ATGCTGTTCAGAAAGAACTTATTTGAAATGGCCATTAACCTGGCCAAGAGCCACCACCTGGACAGCGATGGGTTGTCGGAGATTTTCCGGCAGTATGGTGATCACCTCTATAACAAGGGAAACCATGACGGAGCCATCCAGCAGTATATCCG AACTATAGGAAAGCTAGAACCATCTTATGTTATTCGGAAATTCCTGGATGCTCAGCGTATCCACAATCTCACTGCTTATCTACAGATGCTCCATCTACAGTCCCTGGCCAATGCAGACCACACTACACTTCTGCTGAATTGCTATACCAAACTCAAAGACAGCTCCAAACTGGAAGAGTTCATTAAG ACAAGTGAGAGTGAGGTCCACTTTGATGTGGAAACGGCTATCAAGGTGCTTCGCCAGGCTGGTTACTACTCCCACGCCGTGTACCTGGCAGAGAAACATGAGCATCATGAATGGTACCTCAAAATACAGTTAGAGGACATCAAG AACTACCAAGAGGCTTTGCACTACATTGGAAAACTGCCCTTTGAACAGGCAGAGAGTAACATGAAGCGTTATGGTAAAATCCTGATGCACCATGTCCCTAATGAGACCACTGAATTGCTGAAGATCCTTTGCACTGATTACCGTCCCTCGGGAGGAAATGAAGGCCCTGGgatgctggaaggaaaaaag GCTAATTCAGAGGAGTTCATCCCAGTCTTTGCAAACAACTCCCGAGAACTGAAAGCTTTTCTGGAGCACATGACTGAGGTGCAGGCTGACTCTCCACAGGGTGTCTATGACACTTTACTGGAACTTCGATTGCAGAACTGGGCACATGAACAAGATGAGCAG ATCAAGGAGAAGTTGCACAATGAAGCCCTCATCCTCCTGAAGAGTGGAAGGTTCAAAACAGTCTTTGATAAGGCCTTGGTCTTATGTCAGATGCACAATTTCAAGGATGGTGTTCTCTACCTCTACGAGCAGGGCAAACT TTTCCAACAGATCATGCATTACCACATGCAGAATGAGCAGTACAAGAAGGTGATTGAGGTGTGCGAGTTATATGGCGACCAGGAGGCTTGTCTCTGGGAACAGGCTCTTGGCTACTTTGCACGGAAGGAGGAGAACTGCAAAGAGTATattgctgcagtgctgaaacACATCGAGAACAAGAATCTTATGCCTCCGCTGCTTG TTGTGCAGACGCTGGCTCATAACTCCACAGCCACCCTGTCTGTGATCAAGGATTATCTTGTCAACAAGCTGCAGAAGCAAAGCCGCCAGATagagcaggatgagcagagaaTTCAGAAATACCGAGAAGAAACTACAAGGATCCGCCTGGAAATTGAAGAGCTAAAAGCAAG TCCCAAGATTTTTCAGAAGACCAAGTGTAGCATTTGCACCAGTGCCTTGGAGCTCCCTTCAGTCCACTTCCTGTGCGGTCACTCCTTTCACCAGCACTGCTTTGAAAGCTACTCTGAGAGTGATTCAGAATGTCCTACTTGCATGCCAGAAAATCGCAAAGTGATGGATATGATCCGAGCCCAGGAGCAGAAGAGAGATCTGCATGACCAGTTTCAGCATCAG CTTAAGTGTTCAAACGATGGCTTCTCAGTCGTTGCTGACTACTTTGGTCGCGGCGTGTTCAACAAGCTCACCCTGATCACGGACTTGCCCTCGGGAAAGACGGCTGCTACGATCGAGGCTGGCCTGCAGCGGGAGCTGCTCATCCACACCAAGCGCAGTACCTGA
- the LOC134057557 gene encoding vacuolar protein sorting-associated protein 11 homolog isoform X2 has protein sequence MAAYLQWRRFVFFDRETVREPAGPDGAGAKPFALPPGITVCDSGRGSLVFGDMEGQIWFLPRSLQLSSFQAYKLRVTHLYQLKQHSILVSIGEDEEGINPLVSEVKVWNLEKRDGGNPLCTRIFPAIPGNKPTVVSCLTVHENLNFMAIGFADGSIVLTKGDITRDRHSKTQVLHEGSYPVTGLAFRQSGKTTHLFVVTTENIQSYMLSVKDYPHLELDTHGCGLRCSSLSDPSQDLQFIVAGNECVYLYQPDERGPCFAFEGQKLIVHWYRGYLIIVSKDRKTSPKSEFAGNEAQNSEKQVLNIYDLCNKFIAYSSIFDDIVDVLAEWGSLYVLTRDGKIHVLQEKDTQTKLEMLFRKNLFEMAINLAKSHHLDSDGLSEIFRQYGDHLYNKGNHDGAIQQYIRTIGKLEPSYVIRKFLDAQRIHNLTAYLQMLHLQSLANADHTTLLLNCYTKLKDSSKLEEFIKTSESEVHFDVETAIKVLRQAGYYSHAVYLAEKHEHHEWYLKIQLEDIKNYQEALHYIGKLPFEQAESNMKRYGKILMHHVPNETTELLKILCTDYRPSGGNEGPGMLEGKKANSEEFIPVFANNSRELKAFLEHMTEVQADSPQGVYDTLLELRLQNWAHEQDEQIKEKLHNEALILLKSGRFKTVFDKALVLCQMHNFKDGVLYLYEQGKLFQQIMHYHMQNEQYKKVIEVCELYGDQEACLWEQALGYFARKEENCKEYIAAVLKHIENKNLMPPLLVVQTLAHNSTATLSVIKDYLVNKLQKQSRQIEQDEQRIQKYREETTRIRLEIEELKASPKIFQKTKCSICTSALELPSVHFLCGHSFHQHCFESYSESDSECPTCMPENRKVMDMIRAQEQKRDLHDQFQHQLKCSNDGFSVVADYFGRGVFNKLTLITDLPSGKTAATIEAGLQRELLIHTKRST, from the exons ATGGCCGCCTACCTGCAGTGGCGCCGCTTCGTCTTCTTCGACAGAGAGACCGTCAGGGAGCCGGCGGGGCCGGATGGGGCCGGCGCGAAGCCCTTCGCGCTGCCCCCGGGCATCACAGTGTGCGACTCGGGCCGGGGGAGCCTCGTATTCGGAG ATATGGAAGGTCAGATTTGGTTTTTGCCTCGCTCTCTACAACTCAGCAGCTTCCAAGCTTACAAGCTAAGGGTAACGCATCTGTACCAGCTGAAGCAGCACAGTATCCTGGTTTCTATTGGTGAGGATGAAGAGGGTATTAATCCTTTGGTAAGTGAA GTGAAAGTCTGGAACCTGGAGAAACGAGATGGTGGTAATCCTCTCTGCACACGAATTTTTCCAGCAATACCAGGTAACAAGCCCACGGTTGTATCCTGCCTAACTGTCCACGAGAATCTTAATTTCATGGCTATCG GTTTTGCAGATGGGAGCATTGTGCTTACTAAAGGAGACATCACTCGAGACCGGCACAGTAAGACCCAGGTCCTACACGAAGGCAGTTACCCAGTTACTGGCCTTGCTTTTCGACAGTCTGGCAAAACAACGCATCTGTTTGTGGTGACCACAGAGAACATCCAG TCTTATATGCTTTCAGTGAAAGACTATCCTCACCTGGAGCTGGACACTCACGGTTGTGGATTGCGCTGTTCATCTCTCAGTGACCCCTCCCAGGATCTCCAGTTCATCGTGGCTGGAAATGAATGTGTGTACCTTTACCAACCAGACGAACGTGGCCCCTGCTTTGCCTTCGAGGGACAAAAGCTGATCGTTCACTGGTATCGGGGGTACCTCATCATTGTCTCCAAGGACCGAAAGACTTCCCCAAA GTCAGAATTTGCTGGGAACGAGGCACAGAAttcagaaaaacaagtcctGAATATCTACGACTTGTGCAACAAATTCATTGCATACAGCTCAATCTTTGATGATATAGTGGATGTCTTGGCAGAGTGGGGTTCTCTCTATGTATTGACCAGAGATGGGAAGATCCATGTACTGCAGGAGAAGGATACACAAACCAAACTTGAG ATGCTGTTCAGAAAGAACTTATTTGAAATGGCCATTAACCTGGCCAAGAGCCACCACCTGGACAGCGATGGGTTGTCGGAGATTTTCCGGCAGTATGGTGATCACCTCTATAACAAGGGAAACCATGACGGAGCCATCCAGCAGTATATCCG AACTATAGGAAAGCTAGAACCATCTTATGTTATTCGGAAATTCCTGGATGCTCAGCGTATCCACAATCTCACTGCTTATCTACAGATGCTCCATCTACAGTCCCTGGCCAATGCAGACCACACTACACTTCTGCTGAATTGCTATACCAAACTCAAAGACAGCTCCAAACTGGAAGAGTTCATTAAG ACAAGTGAGAGTGAGGTCCACTTTGATGTGGAAACGGCTATCAAGGTGCTTCGCCAGGCTGGTTACTACTCCCACGCCGTGTACCTGGCAGAGAAACATGAGCATCATGAATGGTACCTCAAAATACAGTTAGAGGACATCAAG AACTACCAAGAGGCTTTGCACTACATTGGAAAACTGCCCTTTGAACAGGCAGAGAGTAACATGAAGCGTTATGGTAAAATCCTGATGCACCATGTCCCTAATGAGACCACTGAATTGCTGAAGATCCTTTGCACTGATTACCGTCCCTCGGGAGGAAATGAAGGCCCTGGgatgctggaaggaaaaaag GCTAATTCAGAGGAGTTCATCCCAGTCTTTGCAAACAACTCCCGAGAACTGAAAGCTTTTCTGGAGCACATGACTGAGGTGCAGGCTGACTCTCCACAGGGTGTCTATGACACTTTACTGGAACTTCGATTGCAGAACTGGGCACATGAACAAGATGAGCAG ATCAAGGAGAAGTTGCACAATGAAGCCCTCATCCTCCTGAAGAGTGGAAGGTTCAAAACAGTCTTTGATAAGGCCTTGGTCTTATGTCAGATGCACAATTTCAAGGATGGTGTTCTCTACCTCTACGAGCAGGGCAAACT TTTCCAACAGATCATGCATTACCACATGCAGAATGAGCAGTACAAGAAGGTGATTGAGGTGTGCGAGTTATATGGCGACCAGGAGGCTTGTCTCTGGGAACAGGCTCTTGGCTACTTTGCACGGAAGGAGGAGAACTGCAAAGAGTATattgctgcagtgctgaaacACATCGAGAACAAGAATCTTATGCCTCCGCTGCTTG TTGTGCAGACGCTGGCTCATAACTCCACAGCCACCCTGTCTGTGATCAAGGATTATCTTGTCAACAAGCTGCAGAAGCAAAGCCGCCAGATagagcaggatgagcagagaaTTCAGAAATACCGAGAAGAAACTACAAGGATCCGCCTGGAAATTGAAGAGCTAAAAGCAAG TCCCAAGATTTTTCAGAAGACCAAGTGTAGCATTTGCACCAGTGCCTTGGAGCTCCCTTCAGTCCACTTCCTGTGCGGTCACTCCTTTCACCAGCACTGCTTTGAAAGCTACTCTGAGAGTGATTCAGAATGTCCTACTTGCATGCCAGAAAATCGCAAAGTGATGGATATGATCCGAGCCCAGGAGCAGAAGAGAGATCTGCATGACCAGTTTCAGCATCAG CTTAAGTGTTCAAACGATGGCTTCTCAGTCGTTGCTGACTACTTTGGTCGCGGCGTGTTCAACAAGCTCACCCTGATCACGGACTTGCCCTCGGGAAAGACGGCTGCTACGATCGAGGCTGGCCTGCAGCGGGAGCTGCTCATCCACACCAAGCGCAGTACCTGA